The following is a genomic window from Bradysia coprophila strain Holo2 chromosome IV unlocalized genomic scaffold, BU_Bcop_v1 contig_5, whole genome shotgun sequence.
AGTATTTCCCAGCCAAGCATTCATCACCATTCGGCGACAATTTCATACATTTGAATATACCATCGTTCTCCACCTGCAGCTCCAGCGACACCATATCCAATTCGTATATTTTGTGCCAAATTTTCATTGAGGTCATCGAAGCAGTTAGAAATGTCTCCGCATGAATATCTACCGCATTTATGAAGGCTCTACGTTGCCCGATGTGATCCGAAATCCGTTCCTCAAAGTATTCGCCGTCCTCATAAATAAAAGCGTAACCATTATCACGTCCCCCGAAGATGGTGTTTCCCTCTTTCACGAATCCCGTAATATCACCGTCACGACTTTTGCCTATCAATTCGTGGGCTTGTtcttttaccaatttttttgacTTCAGTCGTCGATGAATACGTAACTGTCCACCGTGGGTCATGTGAAATAAATCCTTTTCCAGCAACACTTGCGATGGATACATTACATTGTGCTTGAACAGTATTTTCTCGTCGTATTTGCCATAGCGCCAATTGTGCGATAGTTTTATCCGTTTCAAGTATGTTAAGTCATGTAAGGTGCTAATTGAGAAACTGGTGTTTAGAGACCAAAAtagttgaataaaaaaacataGAAACATAAGACGTACTTTTGATGGATTTTTCCACTGTTTCGACTGCCAGTCATTACAAGATCGAAACTATGGCCCTTGAACAAGTGACGGTCGAACCGAACAAAGAATTCTTGAAgttttttgcatgttaagtaAAGATTTTGTAGATCGGCAAGAGAACAAAAGACGAATATAATCAGCAATGTGTGTTCGTTCAGATCGAGTAAATTCATGGCAATAATGGTAAAGACCTAGCGATTGTCACAGCATCAGTATAAATAACAACACCAACAGTAATTTGATCTAGTAAGGAAACTGATACGTACCACTAGGCTACAGAGTTTGTTTACTTCTTATAAAACGTAAATACTCTAATTGACTAGACGTACAATAATAATCAAACTAAAATTAGTGATAACACGCGTGACatttatatacaaaacacacaaGCAAGTATATAGACAAGAGGTTTCGCGTGTGGTGAATGAACTGACAATCCaataatgtcaaaaatgttgTGGCACGGACATATTCAGAATAAAAGGCGCGATATTCATTCAGCTATAGTAAATACTGCTTCTACAAAGGCGGTCACGCAGAAACAGATACGTGGTGGACTGGACACGCCATACTTGATGATAACATGGCAGATTTCATATACAAAAGTTCACCTACTGTGATGATTGTCATCGccgtgatgatgtggtgaattttttttgtatttaaaatcATCAGACGTGGTGtgttccaaggctgtatactttggggaggtcacgcagatgcagatacgcgggttacacaccacgtttcatacaaaaaattcaccacgccatacaaattcaattttgttgaatttgtttgtatggagaaGGTGTgctcccgcgtatctaatagaatggcgatctgcgtgacctccccaaagtatacagccttggtgtGTTCCAGTGTATCTATAATAGAATCAAAGttttgaaagaacaggtttagacaaccacgaaggcggttgacaccaaattttataaacaaatagtgggagaaatcaacttgaagaaaatatttttctcgaaaattcagaattttgtttttgttaagttccattttacatataaacttcgcagTCGTTGACGAACtattgtgtgtcaccgccttcgtgatcaactcagtgttgtcttaacctgttctttcagaaccttgaataGAATGgcatggcggtctgcgtgacctccccaaagtttaagGCCTTGTGCTTCTAGCACGAACACTAATTTTTCCAACGtcaaaaagcctccaaatttgcgattgcatgtgttgtgttgtgtgtttttattcacaccaAGAAATCATGACTT
Proteins encoded in this region:
- the LOC119071660 gene encoding F-box/WD repeat-containing protein 4; translation: MNLLDLNEHTLLIIFVFCSLADLQNLYLTCKKLQEFFVRFDRHLFKGHSFDLVMTGSRNSGKIHQNTLHDLTYLKRIKLSHNWRYGKYDEKILFKHNVMYPSQVLLEKDLFHMTHGGQLRIHRRLKSKKLVKEQAHELIGKSRDGDITGFVKEGNTIFGGRDNGYAFIYEDGEYFEERISDHIGQRRAFINAVDIHAETFLTASMTSMKIWHKIYELDMVSLELQVENDGIFKCMKLSPNGDECLAGKYSDRLKEALRLFDMETNTERILSSPTSSVYSLLWKDDNTVLTANYDSTLRLFDIRSNDEQVWMDPYDSSIYSLDYDGQYGVLCGMMYHCRVNLFDLRMAKKFVQVYFPSLQNVRGSPAYSIACDSTQLFIATDHNLRILNFDADWANAKDYCDIFNFG